One genomic region from Arthrobacter sp. YN encodes:
- a CDS encoding DUF805 domain-containing protein, protein MTNPNYPHPPQNDDVAAPLYGARIGQAISRFFRKYTVFHGRASRSEFWWVALAHAALSLIPAVVLSVGVVIGVSYASSNQEPVYYNNGNGTQTLLGHSQPGILENPTAAVLIFVGAAILALLFLATVVPFLALSWRRLHDANFPGPFYFFSAVPFIGSLILLFLLAQPSKDDGRRFDRPVTPDMPLTQP, encoded by the coding sequence ATGACCAACCCGAATTACCCTCACCCGCCGCAGAATGACGACGTAGCCGCGCCGCTGTATGGTGCCAGAATTGGGCAAGCAATTAGTCGCTTCTTCCGCAAGTACACGGTCTTCCACGGGCGTGCGTCGAGAAGCGAGTTCTGGTGGGTCGCCCTGGCCCACGCAGCACTGTCGTTAATTCCGGCCGTCGTCCTGAGTGTTGGTGTTGTCATCGGAGTCTCCTATGCCTCGAGCAATCAGGAGCCGGTCTACTACAACAACGGCAACGGAACACAGACCCTTCTCGGCCATTCCCAGCCTGGGATTCTCGAGAATCCCACCGCTGCTGTTCTCATCTTCGTTGGGGCCGCGATCTTGGCCCTGCTCTTCCTCGCTACCGTGGTTCCTTTTCTGGCGCTGTCGTGGCGTCGCCTGCACGACGCCAACTTTCCCGGCCCGTTCTACTTCTTTTCAGCGGTTCCCTTCATTGGCTCTTTGATCCTTCTCTTTCTCCTAGCCCAGCCGTCAAAGGATGACGGGCGTCGATTCGATCGCCCCGTAACGCCGGACATGCCTCTGACCCAGCCTTGA